The following proteins are encoded in a genomic region of Alphaproteobacteria bacterium:
- the aroQ gene encoding type II 3-dehydroquinate dehydratase: protein MTHSILILNGPNLNLLGTREPEIYGHETLADIENMCQKKAKEHGLTADFRQSNDEGMLVQWIQEARGKHQAIIINAAAYTHTSIAIADALKAVNLPTIEVHLSNVYQRESFRHHSYISPIARGVICGFGSVGYLLALDAAATLYECSLR from the coding sequence ATGACACATTCAATTCTTATTTTAAACGGCCCTAATCTAAATCTCCTTGGCACCAGGGAGCCTGAAATCTACGGGCATGAAACCCTTGCCGATATCGAAAATATGTGTCAGAAAAAAGCTAAGGAGCACGGCCTCACCGCTGATTTTCGCCAATCAAACGATGAGGGCATGCTGGTGCAGTGGATTCAGGAAGCCAGGGGCAAGCACCAGGCTATTATTATTAATGCAGCCGCTTATACCCATACGTCTATAGCGATTGCCGACGCACTCAAAGCCGTTAATCTGCCAACCATCGAAGTGCATCTGTCGAATGTTTATCAACGCGAAAGCTTCCGCCATCATTCTTATATTTCACCCATTGCGCGGGGGGTAATTTGTGGATTTGGCAGTGTTGGTTACCTGCTTGCACTTGACGCTGCGGCCACTCTCTATGAATGTTCACTCAGATAA
- a CDS encoding ribonuclease HII, whose protein sequence is MPDFFYENGMNGVIAGIDEAGRGPWAGPVVAAAVVLDRNHIPEGIDDSKKLTHAQREILFETILNHSHVGIGSASVEEIDQHNILQATFMAMRRAYEQLTLKITIDGVLVDGNQVFALPCPLKTLVKGDSLSLTIAAASIVAKVTRDRLMNELAQACPHYAWERNAGYGTKAHQEGIARYGITEHHRRSFAPIRNYLSEHS, encoded by the coding sequence ATGCCCGATTTTTTTTATGAAAATGGCATGAACGGTGTTATTGCAGGCATTGATGAAGCAGGGCGTGGTCCATGGGCTGGGCCTGTAGTGGCGGCTGCCGTTGTGTTGGATAGGAACCATATTCCAGAGGGCATTGATGATTCTAAAAAATTAACACACGCACAGCGAGAAATACTTTTTGAAACTATTTTAAATCATAGCCATGTAGGTATCGGTAGCGCCAGCGTCGAAGAAATTGACCAACACAATATTCTTCAGGCAACCTTTATGGCAATGCGCCGCGCGTATGAACAGCTTACCTTGAAAATTACGATTGATGGTGTCTTGGTTGATGGTAATCAGGTCTTTGCACTGCCGTGCCCCCTGAAAACGTTGGTGAAAGGGGATAGTTTAAGTTTAACCATTGCCGCGGCATCTATTGTGGCTAAAGTAACCCGTGATCGACTTATGAACGAATTAGCCCAGGCATGTCCGCATTATGCCTGGGAAAGAAACGCAGGTTATGGAACCAAAGCGCATCAGGAAGGCATTGCTCGATATGGTATTACCGAGCATCACCGCCGCAGTTTTGCACCCATCCGCAATTATCTGAGTGAACATTCATAG